The genomic stretch TGTCGATCAAAAGAGAAAGTTGAAATGCATTTTTATGGTGAGATGAATCGAGGCTTAGACATATAAAAAACCGCAAAGCTTTCTTGAAGAAGCTTTGCGGTTTTTGGGTCTCTTCTTTGCTTCATATAAGCCAATAGATTTCAAGCGTAATCCACTGCCATACATCCAATGATTTTTTATTTTGAAATAGGTTTCTTCTACTCTTCATGTGAGATGACTCAAGGTATGCCACGTCACAATAATATGGCGGATACTGAATGGTCTCAATCAGTTTTTTCCCCATTCTATCAATTCTCCACAGAAAAAATGGCTATGGCAGAACAACTTTCATAGAGTAATCATCATTTAATGAGCCATCATCTCATGGGCAATATCGTGTCCATCCATTTTTGACGGGTAGTAAGTAGGCCAGTTTTTGACTTCATCAAGTAAAGCTTCACGGTCGTCCCCCCAATAGAGATGGTAATGACTAGCTTTAGTCGGGTAAATACTATGATCACTAAACTGAATATACTGAGGCAGCCCTTCTGCTTTTTTAGCTAGTTTGAATATGTATCTTACCCCTCTATTGCCCGCATCATAGGTTAGAATTTCGTATCCGTCATACGTATACTTACCAGAATATTCTTTTCCATTTTTGAAGAACGTTACAGTATCTTTCTGGATTACAATACGGTCAACATCTGTTTGATAGCCTTTTTTATAATACTCTTTATATTCTTCAGCTGTCTTGCCGCCTTCGTGTTCTGATTTATATGAAAACACTTCGTCAAGAGTACCATCTTGCAGGTATGGATATACAGATTGCCAATCTCCTTCCCAATCAGAAAGTAAGCGATCCTTTACTTGGCTGTTTTTAAAATAGCCTTCATATATTTTTTCTGTTTCTTCATCATGCGCATGACTATGATCGTGAGAATGTTCGTGTGTATGACTGTCAGATGTTTGCTCTTGCGTTTTGGAAGAGTCTTCTTCAACTGCTGAGGATGATGTTGTTTGATTAGACTCACCTGCAGAAGAACCGGAAGTCTGACATCCTGCCAAAACTAGTAATGAACCAATCGTTAATATGCCTAGCCGTTTTGAAAATAAAATGTTCATTCCAACACTCCTTTTTTATTAAATCGAAAACATTACGATTTATTATACATACATCTCTTGCAAACATCAAAGGAAAAATGCTCTTCATGCGGATGGCCTATTTTAAAGGAATAACTGACTATGTTCATCAGTTATTCCTTTAAAATACGAAAGTCTACGATATTTCCATATCGATCCGCTTCAATGTGACAGCACCCCTCAAGCAGCTGTTTTAATTTTCCACGTCCGCGTTGTACCCTTGATTTTGCTCCGGAGTAAGAAATGCCGAGCTTTTCACTCAACTCTTTTTGTGATAACCCCTGGAAATCAGTTAACTCGAGCGCCTCTCGATACTTTTCAGGCAACCGTTTGATGGTCGATCGAATACACACAGTTGCTTCCTTGGTGAAATTTTCTTCCTCTGCACTGTCATTAAAATGTAGAACATCAGGCAATATTTCGCTTGTTTTTTTTGTACGGTAAAAATCAATAATCGTATTTCTAGTGATCCGATAAATCCAGCTGTCGATCTTTTGTTCATCGATCAGATTTGGGAGATGCACTTGTATTTTCATAAATACGATTTGCAAGAGGTCATCAACGATAGATTGATCGTTAACCCTATGTGAAATATATGTTTTTAACGGCTGATGAAATTGATCCCATAGATCCTCTATATTCATTTGAAAAAACCTCCTATAATTTTGCGTCTGCTTTACATTTGCTTCGTCTTTTTAATCGTAACAAAGAGCAAACAATTGTTGAATCAATTGTATTGCAGCTGTTGCCAAAAATAATGATAAAGGAGAGGTTTGTTGTGGAGTATACCTATTTAGGGAGAACAGGATTGCGGGTGAGCCGTTTATGTTTAGGCACGATGAATTTTGGAGTTGATACAGACGAAAAGACTGCGTTCCGTATCATGGATGAAGCACTTGATAACGGCATTCAATTTTTTGATACTGCCAATATTTACGGCTGGGGCAAAAACGCAGGATTGACAGAGAGCATCATTGGAAAATGGTTTGCACAAGGAGGACAGCGCCGCGAGAAAGTTGTTCTGGCGACAAAAGTATATGAACCGATTTCTGATCCGAATGACGGACCAAATGATATGAGGGGCTTGTCTCTATACAAAATCAGACGTCATCTGGAAGGATCACTGAAGCGGCTTCAGACAGATCATATCGAATTGTACCAAATGCATCATATCGATAGGCGGACACCGTGGGATGAGATATGGGAAGCTTTTGAGACTCAGGTTCGCTCCGGCAAAGTAGACTATATTGGATCCAGTAATTTTGCAGGCTGGCATTTAGTTAAAGCGCAAGCTGAAGCTGAAAAACGGCGATTCATGGGACTCGTCACTGAACAGCATAAGTATAGTTTATTAGAACGAACAGCTGAAATGGAAGTGCTGCCGGCTGCACGGGATCTTGGTTTAGGAGTAGTGGCGTGGAGTCCCCTTGCAGGAGGGCTTCTTGGCGGGAAGGCATTGAAAAGCAATGCCGGAACTCGTACAGCAAAAAGAGCAGATTTAATTGAAAAACATCGTTTGCAACTCGAGAAATTTTCAGATTTATGCAAAGAACTAGGAGAAAAAGAAGCAAATGTGGCTTTGGCATGGGTGCTGGCAAATCCAGTTTTAACTGCGCCGATCATCGGACCACGAACGGTTGAGCAGCTGCGTGATACGATAAAAGCCGTTGAAATCAGTCTGGATAAGGAGATTCTCCGCATGTTAAATGATATCTTTCCCGGACCTGGAGGAGAGACACCTGAGGCATACGCCTGGTGATACATTCATTACTCAATACTGACATTTTTCTTAAATATTTATACTGAACTATCATATTAAGAAAGACAAGAGCATGTTTGTCTCTTGTCTTTTCCACATCGTGCTGAAAATGCTGGCTAAACATCGACAAAAATGCTGCCGCTTAAAAAAGAACCCTAAACAATAGAGTAACTGGAAAGACAACTGGCTTGATCAGCTTGGGACCCCTTTCAGCTGTATTTAAATCAATCAAACTAATGATTCATTGGCAGTCTAAATATTATTATTGTTTCTTTACAAAATAGTAATAGCCCCTGTAATGATTGCTAACAACGTAATAACTAATGATGTAATTACAGCCCACTTAACGGCAAACCTTTGAAATGACCCCAAGTCCATTTTAAGCATGCTTACTAGCAATACTGTTGACGCAACCAATGGACTCATCAGATGAACCGGCTGCCCCATTATAGAAGCCCTTGCAATTTCTACTGGTTCTATACCATATGCTGAGGCAGCTTCTGCAAAGATAGGTACCATACCAAAGTAATATGCATCATTTGATAAAACAAAAGTAAACGGAATACTAGTGAGTGCTACAATAACGGGGAAAAACCCTCCCATTGATGAGGGGATGATGGATATTAATGATCCTGCTATGGCATCCACCATCTTTGTCCCGGATAATATACCAGCAAATACTCCTGCTGAAAATACCAATAATACCACGGTTATGGCATTACCAGAATGCTCGGCGATTCGCTCCTTCTGCATTTTTACATTCGGATAATTTATAGTAAGGGCAAGAACAAAACCAATTAAAAATAAAACTGACGGATGCTTAGTTCCAAGCACAATAAACACCATGATACTTATAACGAGGAATAAATTAAGATATATTAAGCGTGGCCTTTTCAATTGTTCGCTCTCCAAAGTAGCAGCCATATAAGATTGAGAGCTGTCCTTTGTTATATGTCTAGGCTCTAATTGAACGATGCCTATTCGATTCCTCTCTTTCCTTCCCATTAGAAAAGCCAGAAATATCACACAAGCAATACCTCCAAGCATGGTCGGAAGTAATGGCACAAAGAAATCTGAAGGATCCAAACCCAGCACTGAAATCGCTCTTGTAGCTGGTCCGCCCCATGGAGTCATTCCGCTAACGATACTCAACGACAGCATTGCTAATGTCGCCATAACCATGGGATTCATACCAATTCTTTTATACAAAGGTAACATTGCTGAGACTGTTATCATATAGGTTGTTGTACCGTCCCCATCTAAAGCGATAAGCATTGCCAAGACGGCAGACCCTATCGCTATTTTCACAGGGTCTCCCTTTACTATAGATAAAATTTTTTCTATTAGCGGATCAAATAAACCTGCATCAATTAAAATTCCGAAAAAAAGAATAGCAAACAATAGCAATGCCGCTGAACTTGCAACTGTTTGAATTCCTTCTAAAATCATGTCGCCAATACCCTTACCAAAACCTCCAATAAGAGCAAAAACAATGGGAGTGATGGTCAAGGCAACAATAGGCGAGACTTTCTTTGTCATTATTAATATTGTAAAAACAGTTACCATCGAAAAACCTAAAATAGTAAGCATATTACACCTCCAAGAATGCGCTTTCAAATGACTTTTGATTAACATATCTTATACGGTGTAATAAGTTAAATAAATATTTTTTTACTGTGTTTCAAAAAAAATTCTATCATAACTTTAAATGGTTACCATTTGTTCACCCTTTAAAAAATCAATGAATGCTTTAACGAGTTTGATTCCTAATGATTTTTGATCGTACATTAGCCAAGTATCTCTCATTAGAGGCTTACCCTTAGCATTATACAGTTCCATTGTGTACAAATGATCAGATTCCTGCAGGCAAATTTCTGGTGCTATGGAGTAACCAAGACCATGCTTTACCATCTCTTTGCAAGTCTCTTGTCGATCCACTTCCATTGCAATAATGGGGGCTTGTTTTAGATTCGTATGCATCCAATCTTCTATAATCGTTTTTAAAGAAGCATCCGTTTTATATTTGATAAAAGGTAAAAAAGGAAGTTGCTCTATCGTTATTGGTTTTTTTGAGATGATATGTAATTTTTCCCGTGTCAGCCGTTCCTCCACCCCTTTCCAGCGATGGCTTCCTCTCAGTATACCGACTTGTACAATACCAGCATCTAATAATTTCATGACATCTGTGCTCCAGCCTGTTTGTACACTATATTGGACATTAGGATACATAGTGGAAAATTCCCTTAATAACTTAGGGAGCTTATATTGAGCGAAATTGCTTGATACCCCCAGCCTTAGATGTCCTTGCACCTCTTTGCTTAGATTAGAGATATGATCTTTGGTATCTTGAAGTTCCTGTAGCATTCTTCTTGCATAAGCAACCAAGTGTTCTCCTTCCGCAGTAAAGGTAATTCCTTTATGCCTTTTGGTGAATAATTCAATTCCGAAAATCTCCTCAATCTTTTTCAACCGATAAGTGATGGAAGGCTGTGATGTAAATAATCGTTCTGCTGTTTTTGTTACACTTTGTTCTTCGTGAAGAATTTTCAATAAAATCCAATCTTTCTCATCCATTTTCATCTTCCTTTCTAGTCCTTCTTTCACAATTATAAAAGTTTTTTTATCGAATATTAAGAAAACTTATATTTTATTTTTATTTTTTTACCTTCTACACTAAAAAACATAAAAAATACTACCTTTAAGATGAGGATGATGACGATGGTCAAGACGAATGTAACAATCATGAGAGGCGGAACAAGCAAAGGCGTTTTTTTCCACGAATCAGCCATGCCTAACAATAAAAACGAATGGGAGCCCTTTTTGCTTGATGTCATGGGAAGTCCTGATAAAAGACAAATAGATGGTTTGGGTGGCGGTAATTCCCTTACTAGTAAAGTGGCAATAATAAAGAAAGCATATACTTCGGATATTGATGTTCACTATACTTTCGGTCAAGTCAGCATTTCGGAAGAAAAGGTGGACTTTAAGGGGAACTGCGGAAATATCTCCGCTGCTGTTGGTCCATTTGCTATTGAAGAAGGACTTGTAAAAGCGAAAGAACCAATGACTGCGGTAAGGATCCTGAATACCAATACGAATAAAATGATCATTGCGGAAGTAGAAGTGGAAGACGGTCAGGTCAAATATGACGGAGATGTTACGATATCTGGAGTACCTGGATCTGGATCTCCAATCTATTTAAACTTTCATGATGCCGCTGGTTCAGTTACCGGTCATTTATTGCCTACTGGAAATAGTTCGGAGTTTTTAGATACAAGTCAAGGCCAAATAGAGGTGTCTATTATCGACTATGCAAATCCATTAGTTTTTGTGGAAGCGAGCAGTATCGGCCTGGATGGAACGGAACTTGCAGAAGAATTTACTGATCTACAGTTGGCTCAATTTGAAGAATTAAGATCCATTGCGGCAGAGAAATGCGGCTTTGCCAGTCGATTTTCAGCTACAAAGTTATCGCCGGCTGTCCCCAAACTGGCTATAGTAGCAAAACCAGAGAAATATAAAGATAGTACAGGTGCTTGGCATTCAAGCGTTGAGATGGACTTACACATCAGGATGATGTCCATGCAAAAGCCACATCAAGCACTGGCTGTCACTGGAGCGATATGTACAACAAGAGCCCTTTCAGTGGAAGGTGCAATCCCTGCAAGAATAGCAAAAAACCACTCTACAAAGGTTCGGCTAGCTCATTCTTCTGGTATTATTGAAACAATGGTGGAGCCCACTGGTATAAAGATCGTCCGTACCGCACGACGTATTATGGACGGAACAGTTTATACGCATGGAGACTATCAAATGATGTAGATGGACTGTGCAAAAAGCCTCCCCCCTTTCCATCGTTAATAGATGGATTGAATGCGCCTTCTTGCACAGATCCATTGTAATCTTGCATGGCTTTAAAAAAGCCTCTATATTGTTTTTTATGAAATCGCCAAGGTCCTTTCATGTATCTGCCTCAAGCATGACATAATCATTATAGAGAAAATTGAATACTTTTTACTGCAAATAAAAAGATACCAACATCATTGGTATCTTTTAGATTGAGTTCATCTGCAGCGGTTTCTTTTCCTCACTGCTTATTTGATTACAAAATTACCGTACTCGTTTGAACGAACATGAATCGGTCCGTTTAGATTATAGTTGTTCTCCTTGGCGATAGAGCGAAGCACGTCCACACGGGCAACTGATTCTCTCCATTCGTCACGGGTGTCATGATTGGCCGGATTCATCAGATCGTCATAGCGTACGTCCAAGAATTTATTCAACCACTTCTTCTCGTCTATTCCGTCTTTAGGTGATCCGCCCGCTTTTTTGTTCGTACGTTTAATCAAGGCATAAAAAGAGTCAGGGTCATCACCATCGCCATGCTGAATAACCGTATCGTACATCACAGCTCTTGCCAATGCTGTTTTTAGTCCGGCATTATCCGATCGTTTCATGGCAGGCTGATAATACAAATGGTCATTTACTTTGTCTTGAGCGGCGCGAAATTCCTTATCATTTGCAAGCGACTTCCAGGCAGAAGCGAATCCCTTGAGATTGCTTGTATCATCGCTTTCTTCCTTGGCCAGACGGCGCAATTCAGGCAGATACTTTTTCAGTTTGTTATTCGGAACTGCCTTTGTGTATACTTCCACTACTTCCAATGCATCCCCGGTAGCCGTTGTAAAGCCTGCCCGTCCGCATGTATAGCCTCGCCCGTCATCCAATCGCTCTACATATCCATATTGGATCTCCGTTGTGCCGTTTTCAAAGATACTTGTCAGCTGTTCCGCCCGGCGCTTTTGATCTTTATTCAGTCCCGCCGCAAAAACCGTTTCGCTCATCATCAGGGTAAAAAACATGGTGAAAACAAGTAATGAGATCGCTGCTTTTTTCCAAAAATCTGCTTTTTGCATACTGATTTTCATTTCACTTCCCCTTTCTAAATATTGTAAATACAGACTCAGTATACATGAAGAAACTGCCCTATTGTTGAAAATACATCAATTTGTCAATATTTTGAATCTAAAGTAATATAGCTTGAATCTTACTCTATTCATTGCCAATCAGCCTTAGCCCCTCTCACTGGGAAGGTCCCTTGATTTTCATACTGCTTCAACTTTCATTAACAAGATGCCATAAGGCTTTACTCTATTTTATAATGGAAGTGATCATCGAAAATCGTTAGGGAGGTGATGTAATGGCAAGCAAGATGAGAATGCCAGATTCCGCAACGTCCCATGCAAAGCCTACTATTGGGAAGGCGATACTTTGCATGGGGTAGACTTTCTAAAAGATCGCCCAAGTAAGCTTTTCTGATATAGTGGCTTTGCACCTTATTTGACATAAAAAAATAAGGAGCTGGCAGAAATGGCATATGTAAAAGCAACCGCTATTTTACCTGAAAAGCTGATATCGGAAATTCAAAAGTATGTTCAAGGAAAAACAATATATATCCCTAAACCTGAATCCTCTCATCAAAAATGGGGTGCGTGTTCAGGAACAAGAAAGCTGATCGATGACAGAAACGCTTCTATTAAAAAAGCATTTAAAAACGGCAAAACCATTCATCAATTATCTGATGAATATCACCTCTCTATTGAAACAATAAAAAAAATTGTCTACTCTAAATAAACAAAACGGAAGCACTGATAAAAAATAATCAGTGCTTTTTATATGGCGAGTTTGTTTCTTAGTTATTTCCTGCATATGATACCATTGGCCAATTGTGTAAAGTTAAGGGAGATGAGAAGAAAGGAAGGTCCTACAAATGACGATAAACAATGGAACGTTGCAAGTACCCGGCGCGAACATCCACTATCAGGTGCGTGGCTCTGGTCCAATCATTCTTTTGGTCCACGGAGGAGGCGGTGATGCCGACAAGTTCCATCATGTTGCCAATCATCTGGCTAACTGGTACACGGTTGTTACTTATGATCGCCGCGGCCATTCCCGCAGCAATCTCGCCAATCAGATTGAGGGTTACCGTGTGGAAACACACAGTGACGATGCTCACCGTCTTCTAGCCAAAATCACCAATAAGCCGGCCTATGTATTTGGAAGCAGCTCCGGGGCTGTTATCGGGCTTGATCTGTGCATACGCCATCCCGAACAAGTACATGTCATGATCCCACACGAACCAATCTTATTGCAGCTTCTGCATGGAAATGAGCTGAAACAAGCCGAGCAATTCATGGAAGACCTTAAGAAAAATCATCGAAGTGAAGTCATTAAATTAATGTCAAGATTAGAGACAGACGAACAATCAAAGGCTGTCCTGACAAAGCGGCTTCTCGGCAATTCAACGTATTTCACTGAGTATGAAATTCAAGGAATTCTCAGCTATACATTAGATTTCGAAGCATTAAAAACTGTGTTTACATCTTCACCGATGAAGATACTCCCAGCTGGCGGAAGTGCTTCTCGGGAGCTTTTTCCTTATCGTTGCGCGAACGCCCTAGCGGAACAATTGGAAACAGAATGGGTTGAATTCCCCGGAAATCATACGGGGTACACAATGTACCATAAAGAATTTTCTGAGAGGTTACACGACATGTTAGAAAAAGAAAAGAAACATACGTGTTAAGGATTGATTAAAATTTTCAAAATAGGACAGGTGAAACTAACTATGGAATTGGAGAAGATTTCACGAAGCGTAAAAAGAACTTTTCACTAACGAGAACGCAATGTGAGATGTTTAACCAAAGTGATATTAGGGATTTCATCGAAAAATAGGTTTGTACATTACGTTCTCCTATTGATTATTTCCTATCTTAATTCCGTATTTTATACCATTAGATACAACTCTAAAGCGGCTCGTTATTTTGTCCTCAACAACAACCAGTGTCTAACATCATGAATCTCTTTTGAAAATCACCACAAATGCAGGTATGGAAGACTTCATCGCAGCAAAAACCATACCAACTATTGTTGTTGGTATGGTTCGTCCTAGATAGGCCCTTAAGAAGAGATTCTATTGTACGGAGTATTTAGCTAATTGCATTTGTAACCGACAGGGCCGTCTGAACCTGTGTACACATATGTGTCAGACACATATCCAATATTCACGACACCCCGGGAATCTTTCCACTGGATTTGGTCCCAGATATTACTCGTTCCATACTTCCCTGTAACAGTCGTTCCATAAGCGTAACAATAATAAGGAACACGGGAGCCACTCGGAATGGAAAGCATAATAGGATAATTTGTACCAGGACCGCTGCGCATATTGACAGGCGCACCGCTGCTTGTTGAGACAGTAAAGTACTGAACGGCAAGTGCCTGACTGGAAAAAATGAATAAAGATGCAATCATCACGGTTAACATACTCAGCATTTTCAGTTTAGTCAATGTCATCCCTCTTTCTTCAATTCCTTCATTTTAAGAAACGATAGAACATAGGCTACCAGCTGCATTTAGGAACAACCGGACCGTCTGAGCCTGTATACATATATGTATCAGAGACAAATCCAGGAACGATCTCCCCGCTGGCAAGCGTCCGCTCTGTGTAATTCCAAATATTGCTCGTTCCATACTTTCCAGTTACAGTTGTACCGGTTTTGTAGCAATAGATCGGGATGCGGGTTCCGCTCGGAATGGTCGTTACAATTCCCCAACTTGTACCTGGGCCGCTGCGCATGTTGACAGGAGCACCGCTGCTTGTTGAAACCGTATAATACTGAGCCGCAAGTGCATGGCTAGAAAAAATGAACACAGATGCAATCATCACCGTTAGCATACTTAGCCTCTTTAACTTATTCACCTTATACCCTCCCCTTATAAATGCCGTACGTTTGACTTTCTTACATCCAGTTAAGGATTTACTTTCAGATACCATGCCCCCTCCCCTCCCATATATTTATCAATGTACCATAAACTAGATCTTTCAAAAGTGGAATTATTCCTATGTTTTCGACAATTAAGGATACAAAATAAATGGTAGTCAGGCTTGATATTGATGGTGTGTTACATTTGGCTCTTAATCATTTGTCCAGTCGGTAATCACGATTGACAATCAGGAAAAAGGACATGGATCAAGCGGCTTCGTTTCCACCAATTAACTCAATCAGTGTACTGCTTCCTTGTATCCACGCTTCTTCTCGATTCATAGATACTCCACCTTTTTCACCAATCAAAAACGGACACCATACAAATCAGCGTAAATGCTGCAAGTTCAGTGTCCGCAACCTATTATGACTTTGCTTTCTTTTACCAGGGCGTGTAAAAATGATTAGGTACGTTATCAAACGTTATTCTATGATTTTGCGAGTCAAAAAATCATAACATTTTATATATTTCAATCAGATTATGATCTGGATCTCTGAAGTGAGCAACTCGGGCACTCCATTCCTTGCGATCATGCGGTTTATTCTCACATTTAACTCCTTTTTCGTGTAAATCGTCATACGTTTTATCAACATCTTCTACCTTAAACTGAAGCAAAAATTTTGATTGAGCTTCTCCTTCCAAGGACTTTTTTTCCTCTCCAACGATTTCAGCCATCGTTTCTCGAGATAAAAGCTCTATTTTCGTTTCCCCATTATCAAAGAGTGCATATTCCATTTCATTCTCTAACCAACTTATTGGAAGTCCTAATGAATCTTTATAAAACTCGACGCTTTTCTTAAAATCATTCACCAACAGTCTAATTTGTAACAGCTTCATATCGAGTGCCTCCTATAAAACCATACTTTTACTGGTCATCCAATTTAATGATACCAAAGAAACCTGACAGCACTATGTCAAGTTTCCATACTTCACCCTTATTTCAGATTTAAGTGCAGTTTAGTCCATGTCATAAGAACGAGCAAAAACAGCGATTCTTAAAACAAAAAATGATACCGAGTGTATTTTCTGTATGCTTCAACTTCATTTCGGGAAATGTAACGTTGATAAAAGGAGGTTACATCAATATGGATCATCAAACATTGGCAGCTCATGAGGCTGTTGACTTACATGAAATCGTGAACTTTAAAACACTTTGTATAGCGAAATCAAAGTTAATGCAAGGGCTTGTGTTTGACCAAGAACTGAAGGACTTGATGGAAAAAGATGTACAGCAATCCATTCAAGACCTTACTGAATTACAAGCGGTTTATGAGCGTGCCTCATTTCAGGCCCCTGTCCCTCAAAGCCGCCCAACGCCAATCATCAATTGAAAGGGAGGTAAGCCTCTTTGAATAATGATCATTTAGACCCCATTAATTCGCTGAATGTGCCTGAACTAGCAGACACTACATTCGCGATGGATTTTCTTATACGAGCTAAGGAAGGCGTAAGGAATACTGCTGTAGCTTTGACAGAAACCGCTTCACCAGATGTAAGAGCACTGCTTCGGAAACAGCTGATGCAAGGAATTGCGATGCACCAAGAGATTACGGAACTGATGATCAGCAAAAAGTGGTTCCATCCATATGAGCTGAGCGAACAGTATAAGCTGGATCAGCTCTCTGCAAAAAACACGATCATGGTCGGCAATATGAACCTCTTTCCTGATGAAACAAATCGCAAAGGGATGTTTGACCGGACACCTGATGAACACTAACACTGGAGGTTTTACAGCATGAAGGCAGTAACGTATCAAGGCATTAAAAATGTTGTTGTCAAAGATGTCCCCGATCCAAAGATTGAAAAATCCGATGACATGATTATCAAAGTCACCAGTACAGCCATTTGCGGATCAGATTTACATTTAATCCATGGATTCATTCCGAATATGCAAGAAGACTATGTCATCGGCCATGAACCGATGGGAATCGTCGAAGAAGTTGGTTCTGGGGTGACTAAACTAAAAAAGGGAGATCGGGTAATTATTCCCTTTAATATAGCATGCGGGGAATGCTTTTTTTGTAAAAACCAGCTGGAAAGCCAATGTGATCAGTCTAATGACAATGGGGAAATGGGTGCTTATTTCGGCTATTCAGGGCAAACTGGCGGTTATCCAGGCGGGCAAGCTGAATATTTAAGAGTGCCGTTTGCGAATTTTACCCATTTTAAAATCCCTGAATCTTGTGAGGAACCCGATGAGAAATTAAGCGTGATTGCCGATGCCATGACCACCGGCTTTTGGAGTGTGGATAATGCCGGCGTAAAAAAAGGCGATACAGTTATCGTTCTCGGCTGCGGACCAGTCGGCCTGTTTGCTCAAAAGTTTTGTTGGCTAAAAGGCGCAAAACGCGTCATAGCAGTTGACTATGTAAACTATCGCTTACAGCATGCGAAACGTACAAACAAAGTAGAAATCGTTAATTTTGAAGACCATGAGAATACAGGGAATTATTTAAAGGAAATCACGAAAGGCGGAGCGGATGTAGTCATTGACGCTGTTGGGATGGATGGTAAAATGAGCGATCTCGAGTTCCTTGCCAGCGGCTTAAAGCTTCATGGCGGAACGATGAGTGCATTGGTCATTGCTTCCCAAGCTGTTCGCAAAGGAGGAACCATACAAATTACAGGTGTGTATGGAGGCAGATATAACGGTTTTCCGTTAGGAGATATTATGCAGCGAAACGTCAATATACGCTCTGGACAGGCTCCAGTGATCCACTATATGCCGTACATGTTTGAACTAGTATCGACAGGCAAAATTGATCCGGGAGATGTTGTCAGCCATGTCCTGCCGCTTAGTGAAGCCAAGCATGGCTATGACATTTTTGATTCAAAAATGGATGATTGTATCAAAGTTGTGTTAAAGCCTTAAAAAACGGAGGTTACAGAAATG from Bacillus subtilis subsp. subtilis str. 168 encodes the following:
- the yraI gene encoding hypothetical protein (Evidence 4: Unknown function but conserved in other organisms), whose translation is MNKLKRLSMLTVMIASVFIFSSHALAAQYYTVSTSSGAPVNMRSGPGTSWGIVTTIPSGTRIPIYCYKTGTTVTGKYGTSNIWNYTERTLASGEIVPGFVSDTYMYTGSDGPVVPKCSW
- a CDS encoding hypothetical protein (Evidence 5: Unknown function), whose product is MIGEKGGVSMNREEAWIQGSSTLIELIGGNEAA
- the yraH gene encoding putative lyase (Evidence 3: Putative function from multiple computational evidences; Product type e: enzyme), with product MKLLQIRLLVNDFKKSVEFYKDSLGLPISWLENEMEYALFDNGETKIELLSRETMAEIVGEEKKSLEGEAQSKFLLQFKVEDVDKTYDDLHEKGVKCENKPHDRKEWSARVAHFRDPDHNLIEIYKML
- the yraG gene encoding putative spore coat protein (Evidence 3: Putative function from multiple computational evidences; PubMedId: 10066829, 22882546; Product type cp: cell process) — encoded protein: MDHQTLAAHEAVDLHEIVNFKTLCIAKSKLMQGLVFDQELKDLMEKDVQQSIQDLTELQAVYERASFQAPVPQSRPTPIIN
- the yraF gene encoding putative spore coat protein (Evidence 3: Putative function from multiple computational evidences; PubMedId: 10066829, 22882546; Product type cp: cell process), with protein sequence MNNDHLDPINSLNVPELADTTFAMDFLIRAKEGVRNTAVALTETASPDVRALLRKQLMQGIAMHQEITELMISKKWFHPYELSEQYKLDQLSAKNTIMVGNMNLFPDETNRKGMFDRTPDEH
- the adhB gene encoding putative oxidoreductase (involving bacillithiol) (Evidence 3: Putative function from multiple computational evidences; PubMedId: 7926692, 17586670; Product type e: enzyme) encodes the protein MKAVTYQGIKNVVVKDVPDPKIEKSDDMIIKVTSTAICGSDLHLIHGFIPNMQEDYVIGHEPMGIVEEVGSGVTKLKKGDRVIIPFNIACGECFFCKNQLESQCDQSNDNGEMGAYFGYSGQTGGYPGGQAEYLRVPFANFTHFKIPESCEEPDEKLSVIADAMTTGFWSVDNAGVKKGDTVIVLGCGPVGLFAQKFCWLKGAKRVIAVDYVNYRLQHAKRTNKVEIVNFEDHENTGNYLKEITKGGADVVIDAVGMDGKMSDLEFLASGLKLHGGTMSALVIASQAVRKGGTIQITGVYGGRYNGFPLGDIMQRNVNIRSGQAPVIHYMPYMFELVSTGKIDPGDVVSHVLPLSEAKHGYDIFDSKMDDCIKVVLKP